From one Branchiostoma floridae strain S238N-H82 chromosome 3, Bfl_VNyyK, whole genome shotgun sequence genomic stretch:
- the LOC118412373 gene encoding plasminogen-like (The sequence of the model RefSeq protein was modified relative to this genomic sequence to represent the inferred CDS: added 3 bases not found in genome assembly) — MMSEYFEVWIGCPYDWIEVRDGGEVTSPLIGRYCTPLRNPILWSSSNEMLVRLRSDSSFDSHFVIGYTFKPKEDNKDEEEEGKTCQIGDGSSYRGTLAATWSGRLCQAWGVQAPHSHSRTPANYPNSGLDKNYCRNPSGHHNLWCYTADPDKRWDSCVLRKCDTVLEDLGAEVQDLIKDAGECYTGKGKSYRGTTTLTWSGHTCQAWSSQTPHSHSYTPEKYPNAGLTNNYCRNPSKSDAPWCYTTSSKRWAFCAIPKCMENEGT, encoded by the exons ATGTCCGAGTATTTCGAGGTTTGGATCGGATGTCCTTACGACTGGATCGAAGTACGCGATGGTGGGGAGGTGACGTCACCATTAATTGGACGCTACTGTACGCCTTTACGGAACCCCATCTT ATGGTCCTCTTCAAACGAGATGCTCGTGAGACTCCGCAGTGACAGTTCCTTTGACAGCCACTTCGTTATCGGATACACGTTCAAGCCTAAAGAAGATAATAAAGATGAGGAGGAAGAAG GGAAAACCTGTCAAATAGGAGACGGCTCTTCTTACCGCGGAACTCTAGCTGCCACATGGTCGGGAAGGCTGTGTCAGGCGTGGGGTGTTCAGGCTCCGCACAGTCACAGTCGAACCCCGGCAAACTACCCCAACTCAGGTCTGGACAAAAACTATTGCCGGAACCCAAGTGGACATCATAACCTTTGGTGCTACACAGCCGACCCTGACAAGAGATGGGACAGTTGTGTGCTTCGCAAGTGTGATACCG TCCTGGAGGATCTTGGCGCAGAAGTGCAAGATCTCATTAAGGACGCAGGAG AGTGCTACACCGGGAAAGGAAAATCCTACCGAGGCACGACGACTTTGACCTGGTCAGGCCATACCTGCCAAGCGTGGTCCTCGCAGACGCCCCACAGTCATAGCTACACCCCGGAGAAGTATCCCAACGCCGGCCTGACCAACAACTACTGCAGGAACCCATCCAAGAGCGACGCTCCCTGGTGCTACACTACTTCGTCCAAGAGGTGGGCCTTCTGTGCCATACCGAAGTGTATGGAGAACGAAGGGACCTAA